Sequence from the Actinocatenispora sera genome:
TTGCGCAGCGCGCCCCGGGCCGCCTTCTCGTCCAGCTGGAACGGCAGCACCGCCTCCGGCACGACCTGCTCGCCGCCCGTCAGGTCGGCCACCATCGGTGCGCCGCAGAACTGGCACGACTGCGACAGGGTGGTGCCCTGGGTGCGGGCGCCGCACTTGCGGCAGGCGTACTGCTGGGGGGCGAGCCGCGCGACCGGCTTGCGCGGCAGCGTGGCGAGCTCCTCGATGTGGTGCTCCAGCACCTGCCGCTGGGCGAGCGGGATCGCCTGCTCGTGCCCGCAGTACGGGCAGCGCAGCGTGTTGGTGCCCGGGGCGAACTCGACCCGCGCACCGCACGAGGCGCAGGGGAAGGCGTGCGGCGTCGAGGTGGCTTGCTCGGTCATGAAAGGGGCCCTACTCGAACGGACGGTCGACGGGGTGCGCGCCGGGACGGGGCCGGCGCGCGGTCAGGACTGCGGCGGCAGCGGCGGCGGGATCGCGCCGAAGAGGGTGGCCAGCTCACCGACCTGGCTGGCGGCGGTCCACTGCGCCATCCCGTTGCGCCACACCAGGGTGTCGCGGGTGAGCGCGCCGGTCGACACCTGACCGGACAGGCCGGCGGCGTCGAACGGGCCCTGCTGGGCGCCGTTGACCGCGATGTACCACTGCGGCTGCGGCGGCAGCGGCGGCGGGCCGGCCTGGGCCGGCGGCTGCTGGTAACCCTGCTGGGGCGCACCCTGCGGCGGGTAGCCCGGCGCGGCGGCCGGCGGGTACTGCTGCTGCGGGTAGCCCTGCTGCGGGTTGATGTTCTGCGCGAAGCGCTGGCCGGCGGCGACGCCCATGCCCAGGCCGAGGCCCTCCCCCATGCCGCTGCCCGGGGTCCCGGCGGCCTCGGCGATCGCGTTCGCCGTCTGGTACTTGGTGTACCTGTCCAGATCGCCGACCACGCCCATCTCGGTGCGCTTGTCCATCGCCTTCTCCACCTCGGGCGGCACCGAGATGTTTTCGATGATGAACTTCGGGATGGCGATGCCGACCTCGGCGAGCTCCTGGCTGAGCGCGCCGGCCAGCCGGTCGCCGATGTCCTGCTGGTGTGCGGCGAGATCCAGCATCGGCACCTCGGCCTTGGCCAGCGCGCCGGACAGCCGGCCGACCAGCATCTGGCGCAGGTATTCCGACACCTCCTCGGTGCGGAACTGCGGGTCGGTGCCGACCAGCTCGGTCAGCAGCCGGCGTGGCTCGACCACCCGCATCGAGTAGGCGCCGAAGGCGCGCAGCCGCACCATGCCGAACTCCGGGTCGCGCACCATGACCGGGTTCTGGGTGCCCCACTTCAGGTCGGTGAACTGCCGGGTGTTGACGAAGTAGACCTCGGCCTTGAACGGCGAGTGGAAGCCGTACTTCCAGCCCTTGAGGGTGGACAGGATCGGCATGTTCTGGGTCTGCAGCTCGTAGGTGCCCGGCCCGTACGCGTCGGCGATGCGGCCCTCGTTGACGAACACCGCGACCTGCGACTCGCGCACGACGAGCTTCGCGCCCATCTTGATCTCGTTGTCGTACCGCGGGAAGCGCCACACGATCGTGTCGCGCGTCTGGTCGAGCCACTCGACGATGTCGATGAACTCGCCCTTGATCTTGTCGATCAACCCCATGAGCTTCCCTTCGCGCACGCACCACCCGGTCGAGCCGCCGCTCAGCGTAACAACGGCACGCCAGAGCCCGGATCGACCGTACGCCGGGTGGGCGCACGGTCGGTCCGGGCCGCGAGTGCGGCCGATCGGACGAACCGGCCGGCCGCACCGGTGACTCAGCCGCGCAGCCGGAGCCGGTGCACGCCGCCGTCGGCGGTGCCGGCGAACAGCCACCGGCCGTCCGGGCTGCCGGCGAGGCTGGTCCCCGCGGTACTGCGCAGGCCGCTGGACACGTTGTGCCAGGTGCGACCGTTGTCCGTGCTGCGCAGTACGCCCCGAGCGCCCTGCGGCAGCCCGTTCGCGGCGGACGAGGTGGTCGCCGCGTACAGGGTGTGCCCGGCGCCGGGCGGCGCGTACAGGTCGCTGACCCGCATCGGCAACCCGCCGCTGTCCGCGGTGGCGAAGTGCCTGCCGCCGTCGGTACTGACCCGGATGGTCGAGCCGCCGACCACGATGCGTGACCCGGTCACCAGGATCGAGCCGTCCGGGCCGCCAGCCACCTTGACCGCGGTCACACCGCCGTCGCCGGAGCGGTACAGCCCGTCCGCGGCGCCGAGCCAGAGCCGGTCTGCGTCGCGCGGGTCGCCGGCGATCGCGGTGTACGCTCGCGGGTGGTACAGGTTCTTCCAGGTCGCGCCGCCGTCGGCGGTGCCCCGCAGCCCGTACCCGTGGGCGTAGCTCTTCATCGACACCACCACCCGGTCCGGTCCGCCGGGCTGGCCAGCACCGCGTACGCGACGCCGTTGGTGCGGTCCGCGCGGGTCCAGGTACGCCCGCCGTCGGTGCTGGTCTGCAGCTCGTAGCTGTCCACCGCCGGGAACCCGAGCGACGTGACGGCCAGGCCGGGCCGCTTCGGTGACACCCCGTAGTGCGGCGCCGAGTAGTTGCAGCCCTCCTTCGCCGGACCCCACTCCGCGGTACCGGCGTCGATCCGCCCGGTCGGCAGCGGCGTGCTGTAGGTGCCGGCACCCGGCGCGCCGGCGAGCAGGTGCGCCGCGCCGTCCGCGTCCGTGGCCACCGCGAGGTCGGCGACCTCGGCCCCGGGTACGCCGATCCGCCGGTAGTGCTCGCCGTGGTCGGCGGTGGTGTAGAGGCCACCGTTCTCCTGCGACACCAGCAGCGCGTCGTCGCCCGGCCAGCCGTCGGCGTCGGCGTCGACCGGGCCGCGGGCCGGGCGCGGCATGGTCGCGGACTGCTGCTGAAGATGACCATCGCCGACCGGCGCCGCGCGTTGCTGCCGCTGAGCCTGGACTTCACCGAGGTCCGCCGTGGTGGTGCACCGTTCCACGCTGCTCGACGGCGTCGTCGACCTGTTCGAGGCGTACTGGCGCCGTGCCGTACCGCTGTCGACCGTGCTCGCCGACCGGGCCGGCCACGACGCCGGGCCGGGTGACGGCGCGGCCGCCGAGGCGGTCGCGCGCAGTGCCGGCGAGGACACCGACCCGGACGACCGGGGACTGCTCGCGATGCTGGTCAGCGGGTTGAAGGACGAGGCGGTGGCGCGCCAGCTGGGCTGGTCGCTGCGCACCATGCGGCGCCGGGTACAGCGGCTGCACCAGCGGCTCGACGCCACCAACCGGTTCCAGGCCGGCGTCCAGGCCGCTCGCCGCGGCTGGATCTGACGCCCCCGCCGCACGGGTGCGGCCACGCGCCGGACGCCGCGGTGACGGGTGCTGGCACGCGCCGGACGCCGCGGTGACGGGTGCTGGCACGCGCCGGACGCCGCGGCGCCGCGCGGACCGGCCGATCGCCCGGCCGGCGGCACCGAACCCGGCGGCGTGAGACGGTGGGGGCATGATCGCACTGACCGAGATCCAGGCGGCCGCGAGCCGGATCGCACCGTACGTGCTGCGCACCCCGACGGTGGCCTCCCCCGGCCTGTCCGCGCTGCTCGGCGTCCCGGTCACGGCGAAGCTGGAGGTGCTGCAGCGCACCGGATCGTTCAAGGTGCGCGGCGCGACCAACACGCTGCTGCAGCTCGGCGACGCGGACCGGGGCGCCGGCGTCGTCGCGGTCAGCGGCGGCAACCACGGGATCGCCGTGGCCGTGATGGCCGGCGAGCTCGGCGTCAAGGCGACGATCGTGATGCCGCGCTCGGCACCCGAGCACGCCCGCCAGGCCGCCGCCGATGCCGGCGCCACGGTACGGATCACCGACGACATGCCCGGCGCGTTCGCGCTCAGCGCGGCGTTGCGCGCGGACGGGCTGGTCGCCGTGCACCCGTTCGACGATCCGGCGGTGCTCGCCGGCCAGGGCACCGCCGGCCTGGAACTGGCCGACGACGCCGGCGAGCTCACCGACGTACTGGTCAGCATCGGTGGCGGTGGCCTGATCGCCGGCATCGCGGCGGCGCTGCACGCCCGCCGCCCCGGGGTACGGGTCTGGGGCGTGGAAACCGAAGGGGCGCAGGCGATGTCCGCCGCACTGGCAGCCGGCGGTCCGGTCGACGTCGAGCTGTCGTCGGTGGTGACCACGCTGAGCGCACCCCGCGTGTCACAGCTGACCTACGACCACGTCGCCGAGCTGGTTACCGACGTGGTCGTGGTGTCCGACGCCGAGGCGGTACGCGGCACCCTGGACATCGCCGACCACGCCAAGGTCTGGACCGAGCCCGCCGCCGGGTGCCTGCTGCCGGCCGCCCGGCGCGTCCTCGACCGGGTCGGCCCGCAGGCCCGGATCGGCCTGGTGCTGTGCGGCGGCAACGCCACCACCGCCTCGCTCGGTGTGGGCCGCTGACCGGCCCGGCCGGGCCGGCCCATCCGTCGGTCAGAAGCGGGCCGGCTCGGTGTAGGCGCCCCAGGTGTCGCGCAGCGCGGAGCAGATCTCACCCAGGGTCGCCTCGGCCCGGCAGGCGGTCAGCATCGCCGGGATCATGTTGCCGTCGCCGCCGGCGACCGCGACCAGCTCGGCCAGCGCCGCCCGTACCGCCGGCTCGTCGCGATCCTCCCTGCGCCGGGCCAGCAGCGCCTTCTGCTCCACCTCGACCTCGTGCGACACGCGCAGGATGTCCAGCTCGCGGCTGACGGTGTTGAGCTGGGTGTTGACGCCGACGATGCGCTTGTCGCCCTTCTCCAGCGCCTGCTGGTAGGCGAACGCGGAATCGGCGATCTCGCCGGTGAACCAGCCGTCCTCGATCCCGCGCAGGATGCCGGAGGTCATCGGCCCGATGGCGTGCTCGACGGAGTCGCCGCCGCCCATGGCGAGGATCCGGGCGAAGATCTGCTCGGCCTGCTGCTCGATCCGGTCGGTCAGCGCCTCCACGTACCAGGAGCCACCGAGCGGGTCTGCCACGTTGGTGACGCCGGTCTCCTCCATCAGCACCGACTGGGTCCGCAGCGCGATCTCGGCGGCCTGCTCGGTGGGCAGTGCCAGCGTCTCGTCCAGCGCGTTGGTGTGCAGCGAGTTCGTGCCACCGAGTACCGCGGCGAGCGCCTCCACCGCCGTGCGCACCACGTTGTTGTACGGCTGCTGCGCGGTCAGCGAGACCCCGGCGGTCTGCGTGTGGAACCGCAGCCACTGCGCCTTCTCGCTGGTCGCACCGTACCGGTCGCGCAGCCACCGGGCCCAGATCCGCCGCGCGGCGCGGAACTTCGCGATCTCCTCGAAGAAGTCGACGTGCGAGTCGAAGAAGAACGACAGCCCCGGCGCGAACGTGTTCACGTCCATCCCCCGGGACAGCCCCAGCTCGACGTAGCCGAACCCGTCCGCCAGCGTGAACGCGAGCTCCTGCGCGGCGGTCGAGCCGGCCTCCCGGATGTGGTACCCCGACACCGACAGCGGCTTGTACCGCGGGATCTGCGCGTTGCAGTACTCCATCAGGTCGCCGATCAGGCGCAGGTGTGGCTCGGGCGCGAACAGCCACTCCTTCTGCGCGATGTACTCCTTGAAGATGTCGGTCTGCAGCGTGCCGTCCAGTGTGGACAGATCGGCGCCCTGCCGCTCGGCGGCGACCAGGTACATGCAGAAGACCGGCACCGCCGGACCGGAGATCGTCATCGAGGTGGTCACGTCGGCCAGCGGGATGCCGTCGAACAGCACGTCCATGTCGGCCGCCGAGTCGATCGCCACCCCGCAGTGGCCGACCTCGCCGAGCGAGCGCTCGTCGTCGGAGTCCCGGCCCATCAGCGTCGGCATGTCGAACGCCACGCTGAGCCCGCCACCACCGGCCCCGAGCAGCATCTTGTACCGCTGGTTGGTCTGCTGGGCGTTGCCGAACCCGGAGAACTGCCGGATCGTCCAGGTGCGCCCGCGGTAGCCGGTGGCGTGCAGCCCCCGGGTGTACGGGAACTCGCCCGGCCAGCCGATGCGCTCGAAACCGGGCACGTCCGCGCCGGGCGGCGGGCCGTACACCGGGTCGACGTCGTCGCCGGACAGCGTGCTGAAGTCGGCGTCGCGCCTGCGCGCCGCGTCGTACCGCCGCTGCCAGCGCTCGCGGCCCGCCTCGATGTCGGCCGAATCCATCAGCACTCCTCGCGTCCTTAACGATCCCTCAGCCACACGATACTAGGACGCCCAACTATCCGCCCACCACCCACCGCCCACGGCGGTTGATCAAGGGATGCGGTCACATCGACCGAGAGGAATGCGCCCCGATCCCTTGATCAACCGCGCGATCCCTTGATCAACCCCACGGTCCCTTGATCAACCGGGCGGGGTGGGGCCGGGGGCCGGACGGGGCGCGCGGGCGGGTCTGGGTGGGGGTGGGGTCAGTCGTCCGGGAAGCGGACGAAGACCAGGGCGTCACCGGCCGCCAGCGGCGCGCTCGCGGCCGGCAGCGGTACCGGCGCGTCCGAGCCGGCGGGCACCACCGCGAGCACCACCTCGGGCAGCTCGGCCGCACGCCGGCCCACCTCGTCCGGCGTCACCGGGCGCTGCTTGAGGTCCAGGCCGTGCCCGTAGGAGAACAGGTCCTGCGCGATCGTCGCCACCGACGGCTTGCACGCCGACAGCCCGACCAGCCGGCCCGCCGTCTCCGACGAGGTGACCACGGTACGGGCACCGCTCTGCCGCAGCAGCGGAACGTTCTCCTGCTCGCGGACCGAGGCGAACACGTCGATGGTCGGGTTGATCTGCCGGACGGTCAGCGTGATCATCGCAGCGTTGTTGTCGTTGTGTACGGTGACCAGCACCGATGCCGCCGACTTCAGCTCGGCCTGGTGCAGCGTCTCGGTCCGCTCCGCGTCCGCCTGGACCACCGCGAGGCCCATCGCCTCGGCCGCCAGCACCGCCTCCTGCCGCGGATCGACCACCACGATGCGCCGCGGGTTGGTGCCGTCGGCGATCAGGGCCCGCGCCGCCGCCCGGCCCTTGGTACCGAACCCGCAGATGATGGTGTGTCTGCGCACCGACGACCTCCAACGCGAAACCCGCAGCTGCTCGCGTCCCCGCTCGGTCAGCACCGCGAGGGTGGTACTGACCAGGATGACGAGGAACAGGACCCGCAGCGGGGTGATGAGCAGGATGGTGAGCAACCGGGCCCCGGAGGTGAACGGCACGATGTCGCCGTACCCGGTGGTGGTCAGGCTGACCGTCGCGTAGTACAGCGCGTCCAGGAAGCTCAGCGGGCCGCCGGCCGAGTCGTGGTAGCCGTCGCGGTCCAGGTAGACCACGACGGCCGAGGCGAACAGCAGCGCCAGGGCGAGCAGCACCCGTAGCCCCACCTCGACCAGCGGCGGTCGTTCCCGGCGGGGCAGCCGTACCAGAGGGCGACGCCACACGCACCAGACAGTACGGTGCGCCGGCCACGGCATCGTGCCGGCCCACCGGGCGGGTCGCGGATGCGTGCCATGCTGCTGGTGTGTCGACCTCGCCGGTACAACCGCTGCTGGACCGGTTCGTCACCGACCTGCGGGAGGCGGTCGGGCCGGTCGCCGTGTGGGCGCACGGCTCGCTCGCGCTCGGCGACCACCAGCCCGGCCGCTCCGACCTCGACCTGCTCGCCGTCGTGGACTCCGCACCGGACCGCGACCGGATCGGCCGGTTGCACCGGCGCCTCGATGCCGAGCCGTTCGCCGACAAGCTGCACTGCTCGTACCTGCGCCGCGACCAGCTGACCGACCCCGGCCGACGCCACCTGACCTGGGCGCACCGGCACCTGTTGGAACGGCCGGTGACACCGGTGACCCGGCGCGAGCTCGCCGTCGGCGGCCACACCCTGTACGGCCCGGAGCCGGTCGAGCTGATCCCGGACGTCACCGACGCGCAGCTGGCCGCGTTCGTCCGTACCGACCTGGCGGAGTTCTGGCGGCCGGCGACGCGGCACCCCACCTGGTGGCTGCGCGACGTGTGGGTCGACCTCGGTCCGCTCACCGTGGCCCGGGCGGGCGTCACGTTGACGCAGGGGCGGCTGATCAGCAAGGGCGAGGCGCTGCGGCTGCTGTCCGCCACCGGCGCGCCGGCGCCGCTGTGCGACGACATCCGCCGCCGCCGCTACGAGACGCCCGCGCGGCTCGGCCCGCTCGCCCGGCTGCGCCGCGGCGGGCTCGCCCGCCACCTGGTCCGGGAGCGCATCGACGCGCTGCTCGCCGGCTGAGCCGGCGGGGCCGAACCGCCGGTGGGGCCGAACCGGTGGGGCCGAACCGGTGGGGCCGAACCGGTGGGGCCGAGCCGGCAGCGAGAGGCGTGCTCCGCACCGGGATCACGGTGGCGGCCCGGCCGGTCAGGGGTGATCGGCGACGAAGTCGCCGGCGGCGAGCCGCACCCGGCGCAGCGCCGCGAACACCGCGTCGCGCTCGTTCTCGGCCAGCGCATCCAAGCCGAAGCCGGCCGCCATCAGCTCGTCGGTGGCCTCCGCGGCCACCCGGCGACCGGTCGCGGAGATCGCGGCCAGCACGCCCCGGCCGTCGGTCGGGTTGCGCCGACGGGTCACCAAGCCCTGCCCGACCAACCGGTCGACGATGTTCGTCGCGCTGGTCGGATGCACCATCAGCCGCTCGCCGATCACCCGCATCGGCAGCTCACCGTGCCGGGCGAAGGACAGCAGCACGAGCGCCTCGTACCGGGCGAAGGTCAGCTCGTAGCGCTTCAGCAACGCATCGAACGAGGCGAGCAGCAACTGCTGCACCCGCATGATCGAGGTGGCCACCATCATCGGGCCGCTCGGACCGAACTCGGTCTCCCACCGCGCGCCGGCCCGTTCGATCGGGTCGAACGGCAGGTTCAGCTCTTTGCCCACCGCCCCACCGTAGCCAGCGGCGGTCACTGGCCGGCGAGGCGCTCCTCGACCCGCTGCACCTTCGTCTCGATCGCGTTGCTGACACCGTCCCGGATGTCCGCCTTGAGCACCAGCGAGACCCGCGACGAGCGGGCCTGGACGGCCTCGGTGGCCCGCCGGACCACGTCCATCACCTCGTCCCACGACTCGCCCTCGATCGTGGTGAACATCGAGTCGGTGCGGTTGGGCAGCCCGGACTCGCGGACGATCCGGACCGCCTCCGCCACGTACTCGGCGACCGAGCCGTCCACCCCGCTCGGCGCCACCGAGAACGCCACCAGTACCGACATGGGCCCGCCCCTCAGTCCTCGACGTGGATGTCGTCGATGATCACGTTGCACTCGCCGACGTCGGTGGCCATCATCGTCTCCACCGCCGCGATCACGTTCTCCCGGACCTGCTCGGCGACCTGCATCGCCGGGTGGCCGAACTGGACGACCAGGGTCAGCGTGATGCGCAGCTGCTGCTCGGTCAGCTCCACGTGCACGCCGCGCCGGGAGGTGCCCTCGCCGATCGCGAGCGACTCGCGCACCGTCGAGATCGCCCGGGCCACGTCGCCGCCCAGGTCGTACACCCCGTCGACCTGCTCGGCGGCGAACGCCGCGATCTTCTCCACCACGTCGCCGGCGACCGCCGTGGTACCGCGCAGTCGCGCCGGCCGCTCCCCCGTCGCCTCGGCGGCCGCCACCGGAACCACCGCCGGCTCCGTCGTCACGTGCGAACGACCCGGCCGCGGTGCCGGTACCGGCGCGACGGCGGCCGGCGGCAGACCGTCGGCCGGGATGCGCGGAATGATCGTGGTCGAGTCGTTGTCCGAAAGCACCGGCAGGTCGGCGACCGCGGTCGCGGCCGATCCGTTCATTCGTCGGTCCGGATCGTCCGCGGCGTGCGCCGGCTTCCCCCCGCGCGGTCCCGCCGCATGCGATCCCGCGTTACGCCCAGCTTCGGTCTCGGTCATGCCCTCTCCGTATGATCTCTGCCCGCCCCCGTCGGCACGGTGATACGCGAAGGCGAGGGTACCGGCACCGACATCCCGACCCAACCGGCCGTGCCGAGTGTCGTCCGGTCGTCGGGTGACACGCCCGACACCCGGCACTGCCGCCACCACCGGGTCCCGCCCACGTCAGTGTCCAACGACCGGCGCGGCCCGCAGCCACCGGCAGCGATCACCGAATTGTGGCCGGCCGGTCAGTCACCGCCACGGATCAGCTCGCCCTTGCCGTCCCGCAGGTGCAGCTCGGCGTCGCAGGCCGCGGCGGCGTCCGGGTCGTGGGTGGCGAACACGACGGTGGCGCCCTGCCACGCCTGCTCGCGCAGCAGCTCCACCACCCGCTGCCGGTTCTGCGCGTCCAGTTCGCTCGTCACCTCGTCGGCCAGCAGTACCCGGGCGTTCGCGGCCAGGCCGCGGGCGATCGCGACCCGCTGCTGCTGGCCACCGGACAGCTCCTCGACCAGCTGGTCGGCCTGCCCACCGAGCCCGACCGCCGCCAGCGTCCGCTCGGTACGGGCCACCGCCTCGTCCGCGGGCACCCCGGTGGCGAGCAGCGGTACCAGCACGTTCTCCTGCGCGGTGAGGATCGCGGCGAGGCCGTTGTCCTGCGGGATCAGCGCCACGCCGGCGGCGAGGGTCTGGTCCCGGTCGCGTACCTGCTGCTCGTCCAGCCGGACCGCGCCGGTGTCCGGGGCGACCAGGCCGGCGATCGTCCACAGCAGCGTGGTCTTGCCGGCTCCGGACGGCCCGGTGACCGCGAGCAACTGACCGGGCATCGCCCGCACCGACACGTCGGCGAGGACGGGGTGCCCGCCGTAGCTGATCGTGATGTCGTCGACGCGGACCACCTGACCGGCCCGGCTGCCGGCGGACCCGTCCGTGTCGGCGGCATCGCCCTCGGCCGCCGCGGACGGCCCGGGCGACCGGTCGCCGCTCCGCCCGGTTCCACCGGCCCGCGGACCGGCGCCGATGCCCTCGGTGTCGCCGGCGCGCGAACCGGCGCCGGGATCCGGGGTGTCGGAGCCGGACACCGTCGGCGCCTCGCCGCCGAAGTCGACGATGGCCTCGTCCCGGTAACCGCCCAGCTCGGCGTGGTAGCGCGGGCCCGGGTCGAACCGGGCCATCGGATCGGCGCCGGCCACCGCACCGGACGGCCGGTCGCCGACGTCGCCCCCCGTTTCCGCGGCGTCGGCGGTGCGTCCGGTGCGGTGGCCGTCGACCCCGGCGGCGGGGTCGGCATCGGTGCGGTCGGCGGGTTCGCCGGTGGTGCGGTCGGTGTCGAGGGGTTTCACCGCGGCTCCTCTCGGGATGCGTCCTGCGCCGGGGTGAGCCGGACCGCCGTACCGTCGATCAGCTCCACCCGCAGCAGCGTGCCCGGCACGATCTCGTCGAGCACGTCCGGCGGCAGGTGCACCGAGCCGTCCCGGCCGACCACCGAGTACTCCTCGCCGCGGCGGCCCTCCGCGCCGACCCGGCCGTCCCGGATCGTCACGGTGCGGCCCATGCTGCCGCCGACGTCCGGGTCGTGGGTGACCACCACGACCGTGCGGCCGGCCCGGTTGACGGCCGACAGCACCTCGAGCACCTCGTCCCGGGCGGCGGTGTCGAGCTGGCTGGTCGGCTCGTCGGCGAGCAGCAGCCCGGCGCCGTTGGCCAGCGCGGTGGCGATCGCCAGCCGTTGCCGGGCACCCGGCGCCAGATCCGGCGGTCTGGTGTGCGCCTGGTCGGCGAGGCCGACCATGTCCAGCAGTTCGCGCGGCCCGGCGAGCCCGGTCCGCCGCGCCTTCGGCACACCGGACTGCGCGAACCGCACGTTCTCGGCGGCCGACACGTACGGCAGCAGGTTGCGCATCGCGCCCTGCAGCATCACGCCGACGTCGGTGGACCGCAGGTACGACAGCTCGGCCGCACCGGCGCGCGCCAGGTCGTGTTCGCCGACGGTCAGCCGGCCGGCGGCCGGGGTGAGCAGCCCCGCCAGCAGCGACAGCAGCGTCGACTTGCCGGCGCCGGACGGACCGAGCAGCGCCACCGACTCGCCGGGCTCGATGTCCAGGTCCACCCCGGACAGCGCGACGACGTCGTAGCCCTCCAGCCGGTAGATGTAGACCAGCCCGCG
This genomic interval carries:
- a CDS encoding ABC transporter ATP-binding protein yields the protein MSTASVTEVAGIGVTCRGLVYIYRLEGYDVVALSGVDLDIEPGESVALLGPSGAGKSTLLSLLAGLLTPAAGRLTVGEHDLARAGAAELSYLRSTDVGVMLQGAMRNLLPYVSAAENVRFAQSGVPKARRTGLAGPRELLDMVGLADQAHTRPPDLAPGARQRLAIATALANGAGLLLADEPTSQLDTAARDEVLEVLSAVNRAGRTVVVVTHDPDVGGSMGRTVTIRDGRVGAEGRRGEEYSVVGRDGSVHLPPDVLDEIVPGTLLRVELIDGTAVRLTPAQDASREEPR